The window CGTCGTGATGCAGGGCGGCTACCACGGCGCCCAGGAATCCACGCTTGTCGAGGGAGACGCCGACCACCCCCGGCCGTCCACGAACGGCATCCCACAGTCGTTCGCACAGCATACGCTCCCGGTCCCGTTCAACGACGCCGAGGCGATGGCCGAGGTGTTCGAGGAACACGGCGACGACATCGCGGGCGTCCTCATCGAGCCGGTGCAGGCGAACATGGGCATCGTCACGCCCGAGGAGGGCTACCACGAGGCCGTCGCGGACCTCTGTGAGGGCCACGGGGCGCTGCTCATCTGGGACGAGGTCATCACGGGCTTCCGGGTCGGTGGGCTCCAGTGCGCCCAGGGCAAGTACGGAATCGACCCCGACATCACGACGTTCGGGAAGATAATCGGCGGGGGCTACCCCGTCGGCGCCATCGGCGGCAAGACCGAGTACATCGAGCAGTTCACGCCCTCGGGCGACGTGTTCCAGGCCGGGACCTTCTCCGGGCACCCCGTGACGATGGCCGCGGGGCTGGAGACGCTCCGCTACTGCGCCGAGAACGACGTGTACGACCACGTGAACGGTCTCGGCCGGGAGCTCCGCGAGGGACTCACCGACATCGTCGCGGACCAGGCACCCGCGTACACGGTGACGGGACTGGACTCCATGTTCAAGGTCATCTTCACGCGCGCGGACGGCCCGTCACAGAGCGACTGCTGTGCGAACGGCTGCCGGCAGGACCCCTCGTGCGAGCGCTACGACTCGTGTCCGAAGCGCGGTACGGACACGGACGCTGCCGCGACGGACCGCTACGCCCGCGTCTTCCGCCCGCGGATGCTGGACGAGGGCGTGCTCGTCTCCCAGAACCAGTACGAGACCAACTTCGTCTCCCACGGCCACACCGAGGACGATGTCGAGCGGACGCTGGAGGCGTACAAGGAGTGCCTCTGACGGGGCGATGCCACCGTCCGACGAGGAGTGGAACGACCCGCCACTGCCCGACGAGGAGCCCGACACTCCGGTGACGTGGCCGACCCACGGGCACACGACCGCCGCGTGGGCCGGCTGGTTGGCGCTGGGCTACGCATTCGTGGTCGGTGGGCGGGCACTGCTTGCGGGCGTCGTTCCGCTCGGGGCGCTCCCGGTTGCGGCCGTCGGGGGCGGGCTGCTGGTCGGCGTCCGGCTGACCGGAGGTGACCCGCGGGTGTGGCGGTAGGCGGGGGACACGTCGACAGTGGGAGGGCTCTCACCGGCGGTCGTCGTCCCGGCACCGCCGGTCGTTCCCGTCACGCCACCCACCCACCGCGGCGAGTAGGGCGACCAGCACCACCAGCACCACCAGGACGACGACCGTGACGACGCCAATCTGGACGCCCAGGCGGTACGGACCGTCGTACGGCAGCATCCGACCGATAGCCGAGGCGACGGAGATGGAGACGAACAGCACGAGGAATCGCGGAACGAGACCGAGCGAGCGATACTGCTCGTCGAAGCGGCGGTACCACTCGGGGACCATACGGTCCGGTCGACGCCGCGATGCAAAAGGGTTCGCCGGTCTCAGGCCGCGCCGCTGCCGTACGTCTCCTCGAGGTACTCGACGATGTCGTCGGACTCGGGCATCCCCTCGACGCCGTGTTCCTCGT of the Haloglomus salinum genome contains:
- the hemL gene encoding glutamate-1-semialdehyde 2,1-aminomutase; its protein translation is MNRERSRDLYDRALSVLPGGVNSSVRAAPQPYPTFVERGDGGHVVDADGNRLVDWVMGLGPMLLGHDMPEPVQAAVQSHASEGPMYGMPTEIEVEHAEFVCRHVPSVEMLRFVNSGTEATVSAVRLARGITGRNKIVVMQGGYHGAQESTLVEGDADHPRPSTNGIPQSFAQHTLPVPFNDAEAMAEVFEEHGDDIAGVLIEPVQANMGIVTPEEGYHEAVADLCEGHGALLIWDEVITGFRVGGLQCAQGKYGIDPDITTFGKIIGGGYPVGAIGGKTEYIEQFTPSGDVFQAGTFSGHPVTMAAGLETLRYCAENDVYDHVNGLGRELREGLTDIVADQAPAYTVTGLDSMFKVIFTRADGPSQSDCCANGCRQDPSCERYDSCPKRGTDTDAAATDRYARVFRPRMLDEGVLVSQNQYETNFVSHGHTEDDVERTLEAYKECL